In Papilio machaon chromosome W, ilPapMach1.1, whole genome shotgun sequence, a single genomic region encodes these proteins:
- the LOC123723339 gene encoding uncharacterized protein LOC123723339 produces the protein MDANQNALRAYFRAKGGETGGIAYRARMHRFFSELEPSITVTEQNLADRVRYILRSNLFEGAELERLKHEAVSASDAPTSARRTVPQTTVQPPAVEPAECLAEVEDEEEEMAAQDIEQMRRILEEAIVETRRMPFENRPRLPRIPLSKRNRNVVRALNPMLNVYLADSRDLCDTDSILFGAAKAVCRYIGAKLPKTGRSTNHCSVVPAWRKRIEDRIAKARALIGRLISFRSGNNRPRIVRSVRMALGGTEVSLSHPDIERKLMERIDDLKQRIAAWGKRIRRYNERTKRFNQNRLFQSDQKRFYKQLERQESTRGTGAGPDQTATVAFWRNI, from the coding sequence ATGGATGCTAACCAAAACGCATTGCGGGCGTATTTTAGGGCGAAAGGGGGAGAAACCGGAGGAATTGCTTACCGAGCTAGAATGCACCGCTTCTTTTCTGAGCTAGAGCCGTCGATCACCGTGACGGAACAGAACCTAGCGGATCGGGTTCGGTACATCTTACGCTCTAATCTGTTTGAAGGTGCCGAACTCGAACGACTAAAACATGAAGCTGTTTCTGCGTCGGATGCCCCGACCTCTGCCAGGAGAACAGTTCCGCAAACTACGGTGCAACCTCCAGCTGTGGAACCAGCTGAATGCCTGGCAGAGGTGGAGGACGAAGAGGAGGAAATGGCTGCCCAGGACATAGAGCAGATGAGGAGAATCTTGGAAGAGGCTATAGTGGAAACACGTCGAATGCCTTTCGAAAATCGACCGCGATTACCCCGCATTCCCCTCAGCAAGCGCAATCGTAATGTCGTGAGGGCTCTGAACCCGATGCTGAATGTGTACCTTGCGGATAGCCGGGATCTTTGCGATACGGACTCAATCTTGTTTGGCGCCGCGAAGGCCGTATGCCGATACATCGGAGCCAAACTACCAAAGACTGGACGCAGTACGAATCATTGTAGCGTAGTACCAGCGTGGCGAAAAAGAATTGAGGACCGTATTGCAAAGGCGAGAGCTCTCATCGGCAGACTGATTAGCTTCAGATCGGGCAATAATAGACCGAGGATTGTGCGCTCTGTCAGGATGGCTTTGGGTGGAACGGAAGTAAGTCTGTCTCACCCGGACATTGAACGTAAACTGATGGAGCGCATAGACGACCTGAAGCAGAGGATTGCAGCATGGGGAAAGCGGATTCGTCGATACAACGAGAGGACTAAACGGTTCAACCAGAATCGTCTCTTCCAGAGTGACCAAAAGAGGTTCTATAAGCAATTGGAGCGACAAGAATCGACCAGAGGAACGGGCGCAGGCCCAGATCAGACCGCTACAGTGGCCTTTTGGCGAAACATCTGA